In Serinus canaria isolate serCan28SL12 chromosome 5, serCan2020, whole genome shotgun sequence, the following proteins share a genomic window:
- the TBX10 gene encoding T-box transcription factor TBX10 yields MPGNGAADTSCPPTTPMAAFLGSPAEVSPCTPGLGWAGEGPGASGKNRHVCHAAARLEMGSLWEEFNRLGTEMIVTKAGRRMFPTFQVKLSGLDPLADYVLLMDFIPLDDKRYRYAFHSSSWLAAGRAEPAAPGRVHFHPDSPAKGAQWMRQIVSFDKLKLTNNLLDDNGHIILNSMHRYQPRFHVVFVDPRRDSERFAHQNFKSFSFPETQFMAVTAYQNHRITQLKIASNPFAKGFRDGDPEPWCGVPAGSLLGAMPRARATPLPPHPEKQEKGAPRSHGALAAAPQQPAAPPSFPELPAPTFQPLTCPPGVYVGAKPRTLPYPLPAFPQLSTYGPTAAPTFGYGQQ; encoded by the exons atgCCGGGCAATGGAGCCGCAGacacctcctgccctcccaccaCACCCATGGCAG CCTTCCTGGGGAGCCCAGCTGAGGTGTCTCCATGCACCCCTGGTCTCGGGTGGGCTGGCGAGGGGCCGGGGGCCAGCGGCAAGAACCGGCATGTGTGCCACGCTGCGGCACGGCTGGAGATGGGCAGCCTCTGGGAGGAGTTCAACCGCCTGGGCACTGAGATGATCGTCACCAAGGCCGGCAG gaggATGTTTCCCACATTTCAGGTGAAGCTTTCGGGGCTGGATCCATTGGCCGACTATGTCCTGCTCATGGATTTCATCCCGCTGGACGACAAGAGATacag ataCGCCTTCCACAGCTCatcctggctggcagcaggccGGGCCGAGCCGGCGGCTCCTGGCCGCGTGCACTTCCACCCCGACTCCCCAGCCAAGGGCGCCCAGTGGATGCGGCAGATCGTGTCCTTCGACAAGCTCAAGCTGACCAACAACCTCCTGGATGACAACGGCCAC ATCATCCTCAATTCCATGCACCGCTACCAGCCCCGCTTCCACGTCGTCTTTGTGGACCCGCGGCGCGACAGCGAGCGCTTCGCCCACCAGAACTTCAAGTCCTTCAGCTTCCCCGAGACCCAGTTCATGGCAGTGACAGCCTACCAGAACCACCGG ATCACCCAGCTGAAGATTGCCAGCAACCCCTTTGCCAAGGGATTTCGGGATGGTGACCCTGAGCCATG GTGCGGGGTGCCAGCAGGGTCCCTGCTGGGGGCGATGCCCCGTGCCCGAGCCACCCCGCTGCCCCCCCACCCCGAGAAGCAGGAGAAAG GGGCTCCACGCAGCCAtggggctctggctgctgccccccaacagccagcagcaccccccaGTTTCCCCGAGCTCCCGGCACCCACCTTCCAGCCCCTCACCTGCCCCCCCGGTGTCTATGTGGGAGCCAAACCCCGCACCCTGCCCTACCCCCTGCCCGCCttcccccagctcagcacctACGGCCCCACCGCAGCCCCCACCTTTGGCTATGGCCAGCAGTGA
- the TCIRG1 gene encoding V-type proton ATPase 116 kDa subunit a 3 isoform X1, giving the protein MGSLFRSEEVCLAQLFLQSASAYSCISELGERGLLEFRDLNPKVSPFQRRFVGEVRRCEEMEKTFTFLQQELRAAGRVLGPCPESPRAPAAREALRVQEQSEQLAQELREVSRNRASLRGRLQDLRQYLHVLREGQRFTSLPAPLGSPPRPRALSEREPILDPSLHQHLERKISFVAGVIHPWRVTAFERLLWRACRGYLVASFVEMPEPMEDPATGESITWVIFLISYWGEQIGQKIRKISACFHCQVYAYPESEASRTEAITRLHSQIQELSVTLEETEKYLAEVLDKVAQVLPTWRVQVQKMKAIYLVLNQCSFDVTKKCLIAEVWCPVRDLTQVQDALRQGSVSGSVHQGLFRVPMSLCLGFLVSYVFMSRVCWCPHVLVPGVVLCLHVVFVGLLSVPMSSCQRFLGVPVSPHHGGPCARLERIVGLVPRTGSGCWGLVPGRGLLRGGCRGQAPRARQESARRARIRFWVLFLQYQSGSSVECFVQRVPTSESPPTLIRTNKFTAGFQSIVDAYGVASYQEVNPAPYAIITFPFIFAIMFGDVGHGLLMFLFALWMVLYEDSPRLRQGTNEIWLTFFEGRYLILLMGAFSIYTGFIYNECFSKATVIFPSAWSVATMANHSSWSSAYLATHPSLTLDPNVTGVFRGPYPFGIDPIWSLATNHLNFLNSFKMKMSVVLGIVHMGFGVVLGVFNHVHFQQRHRLVLEFLPEMIFLLALFGYLVFLIFYKWIKFSAADSRVAPSILIHFIDMFLFTSNAENLPLYPGQVPVQMVLVVLALASVPVLLLGTPLYQWCRQGASRMPVTTGEQEPLLEGQEAGNSVNATTEDVESGGHSPAAKHLDFAEIFMHQAIHTIEYCLGCVSNTASYLRLWALSLAHAQLSEVLWTMVMRNGFVGLSYVGGVVLVPVFTAFAVLTVAILLVMEGLSAFLHALRLHWVEFQNKFYVGAGYKLCPFAFAPDTWE; this is encoded by the exons ATGGGGTCCCTGTTCCGCAGCGAGGAGGTTTGCTTGGCCCAGCTCTTCCTCCAGTCGGCTTCTGCCTACAGCTGCATCAGCGAGCTGGGGGAGCGCGGGCTGCTGGAGTTCAGAGAC CTGAACCCCAAAGTGAGCCCCTTCCAGCGGCGCTTCGTGGGCGAGGTGCGGCGCTGCGAGGAGATGGAGAAAACCTTCA ccttcctgcagcaggagctacGGGCCGCGGGGCGGGTGCTGGGGCCGTGTCCCGAGAGCCCACGGGCGCCGGCGGCGCGGGAAGCGCTGCGGGTGCAGGAGCAGTCGGAGCAGCTGGCGCAGGAGCTGCGGGAGGTCAGCCGGAATCGTGCGTCCCTGCGCGGCCGCCTGCAGGACCTGCGCCAGTACCTGCACGTGCTGCGCGAGGGACAGCGCTTCACCAGCCTGCCG GCTCCCCTGGGCTCCCCGCCGCGGCCGCGGGCGCTCTCGGAGCGTGAGCCCATCCTCGACCCCTCCCTGCACCAGCACCTCGAGCGCAAGATCAG cttCGTCGCCGGCGTCATCCACCCGTGGCGAGTGACTGCCTTCGAGCGGCTGCTGTGGCGCGCCTGCCGCGGGTACCTGGTGGCCTCCTTCGTGGAGATGCCCGAGCCAATGGAGGACCCAGCCACG ggcgAGAGCATCACCTGGGTCATCTTCCTCATCTCCTACTGGGGCGAGCAGATCGGGCAGAAGATCCGCAAGATCTCGGCCTG cttCCACTGCCAGGTGTATGCGTACCCGGAGAGTGAGGCCAGCCGGACAGAGGCCATTACCAGGCTGCACAGCCAGATCCAGGAGCTCAGCGTG ACGCTGGAGGAGACGGAGAAGTACCTGGCGGAGGTGCTGGACAAGGTGGCGCAGGTGCTGCCCACCTGGCGCGTGCAGGTGCAGAAGATGAAGGCCATCTACCTCGTCCTCAACCAGTGCAGCTTTGATGTCACCAAGAAGTGCCTCATTGCAGAGGTCTGGTGCCCCGTGCGGGACCTCACCCAAGTGCAGGATGCCCTGCGCCAGGGATCTGTGAGTGGCTCCGTGCACCAGGGATTGTTCAGGGTTCCCATGTCCTTGTGCCTGGGTTTCTTGGTGTCCTATGTTTTCATGTCAAGGGTTTGttggtgtccccatgtccttgTGCCAGGGGTTGTTCTGTGTCTCCATGTCGTTTTTGTGGGCTTgctcagtgtccccatgtcTTCATGCCAGAGGTTTCTTGGTGTCCCTGTGTCTCCTCATCATGGTGGACCatgtgccaggctggagaggattGTGGGGTTGGTGCCAAGAACAGGCTCCgggtgctgggggctggtgCCAGGAAGGGGGTTGTTGCGGGGTGGGTGCCGGGGGCAGGCTCCACGTGCCAGGCAGGAGAGTGCCAGGCGTGCCAGGATCAGGTTCTGGGTGCTGTTCCTGCAGTATCAGAGCGGCTCCAGCGTGGAGTGCTTTGTGCAGCGCGTCCCCACCTCCGAGAGCCCCCCCACCCTCATCCGCACCAACAAATTCACCGCCGGCTTCCAGAGCATCGTGGACGCCTATGGGGTGGCCAGTTACCAGGAGGTGAACCCTG caCCCTACGCCATCATCACCTTCCCCTTCATCTTCGCCATCATGTTTGGGGACGTGGGGCACGGGCTGCTCATGTTCCTCTTTGCGCTCTGGATGGTGCTGTACGAGGACAGCCCCCGCCTGCGGCAGGGCACCAACGAG ATCTGGCTGACATTCTTCGAGGGGCGCTACCTCATCTTGCTCATGGGTGCCTTCTCCATCTACACTGGCTTCATCTACAACGAGTGCTTCAGCAAAGCCACTGTCATCTTCCCTTCTGCCTGGAGCGTGGCCACCATGGCTAACCACTCCTCCTGGAG ctctgcgTACCTCGCCACCCATCCCTCGCTCACCCTGGACCCCAATGTCACTGGTGTCTTCCGAGGGCCGTATCCGTTTGGGATCGACCCA ATCTGGAGCTTGGCCACCAACCACCTCAACTTCCTCAACTCCTTCAAGATGAAGATGTCAGTGGTGCTGGGCATCGTGCACATGGGCTTCGGCGTCGTGCTGGGAGTCTTCAACCACGT GCACTTCCAGCAGCGGCACCGGCTGGTCTTGGAGTTCCTCCCAGAGATGATTTTCCTCCTGGCGCTTTTTGGCTACCTGGTCTTCCTCATCTTCTACAAGTGGATCAAGTTCAGTGCTGCTGACTCCCGGGTGGCCCCCAGCATCCTCATCCACTTCATCGATATGTTCCTCTTCACCTCCAATGCCGAGAACCTGCCACTCTACCCGGGGCAG GTGCCAGTGCAGatggtgctggtggtgctggcGCTGGCGTCGgtgcctgtcctgctcctggggacgCCGCTGTACCAGTGGTGCCGGCAGGGTGCCTCGAGGATG CCAGTGACCACAGGGGAACAGGAGCCGCTGCTGGAGGGGCAAGAGGCTGGGAACTCTGTCAATGCCACCACGGAGGATGTGGAGAGtggagggcacagccctgccgCCAAG cacctggacTTTGCTGAAATCTTCATGCATCAGGCGATCCACACCATCGAGTACTGCCTGGGCTGTGTCTCCAACACCGCGTCCTACCTGCGGCTCTGGGCACTCAGCCTGGCACACGCCC agctctCGGAGGTCCTGTGGACCATGGTGATGCGGAATGGCTTCGTGGGGCTGAGCTACGTGGGCGGCGTGGTGCTGGTGCCCGTCTTCACCGCCTTCGCCGTGCTGACTGTGGCCATCCTGCTGGTGATGGAGGGgctctctgccttcctccatGCCCTGCGCCTGCATTG GGTGGAGTTCCAGAATAAGTTCTACGTGGGTGCTGGGTACAAGCTGTGCCCCTTCGCCTTCGCCCCGGACACCTGGGAATAG
- the TCIRG1 gene encoding V-type proton ATPase 116 kDa subunit a 3 isoform X2, which translates to MGSLFRSEEVCLAQLFLQSASAYSCISELGERGLLEFRDLNPKVSPFQRRFVGEVRRCEEMEKTFTFLQQELRAAGRVLGPCPESPRAPAAREALRVQEQSEQLAQELREVSRNRASLRGRLQDLRQYLHVLREGQRFTSLPAPLGSPPRPRALSEREPILDPSLHQHLERKISFVAGVIHPWRVTAFERLLWRACRGYLVASFVEMPEPMEDPATGESITWVIFLISYWGEQIGQKIRKISACFHCQVYAYPESEASRTEAITRLHSQIQELSVTLEETEKYLAEVLDKVAQVLPTWRVQVQKMKAIYLVLNQCSFDVTKKCLIAEVWCPVRDLTQVQDALRQGSYQSGSSVECFVQRVPTSESPPTLIRTNKFTAGFQSIVDAYGVASYQEVNPAPYAIITFPFIFAIMFGDVGHGLLMFLFALWMVLYEDSPRLRQGTNEIWLTFFEGRYLILLMGAFSIYTGFIYNECFSKATVIFPSAWSVATMANHSSWSSAYLATHPSLTLDPNVTGVFRGPYPFGIDPIWSLATNHLNFLNSFKMKMSVVLGIVHMGFGVVLGVFNHVHFQQRHRLVLEFLPEMIFLLALFGYLVFLIFYKWIKFSAADSRVAPSILIHFIDMFLFTSNAENLPLYPGQVPVQMVLVVLALASVPVLLLGTPLYQWCRQGASRMPVTTGEQEPLLEGQEAGNSVNATTEDVESGGHSPAAKHLDFAEIFMHQAIHTIEYCLGCVSNTASYLRLWALSLAHAQLSEVLWTMVMRNGFVGLSYVGGVVLVPVFTAFAVLTVAILLVMEGLSAFLHALRLHWVEFQNKFYVGAGYKLCPFAFAPDTWE; encoded by the exons ATGGGGTCCCTGTTCCGCAGCGAGGAGGTTTGCTTGGCCCAGCTCTTCCTCCAGTCGGCTTCTGCCTACAGCTGCATCAGCGAGCTGGGGGAGCGCGGGCTGCTGGAGTTCAGAGAC CTGAACCCCAAAGTGAGCCCCTTCCAGCGGCGCTTCGTGGGCGAGGTGCGGCGCTGCGAGGAGATGGAGAAAACCTTCA ccttcctgcagcaggagctacGGGCCGCGGGGCGGGTGCTGGGGCCGTGTCCCGAGAGCCCACGGGCGCCGGCGGCGCGGGAAGCGCTGCGGGTGCAGGAGCAGTCGGAGCAGCTGGCGCAGGAGCTGCGGGAGGTCAGCCGGAATCGTGCGTCCCTGCGCGGCCGCCTGCAGGACCTGCGCCAGTACCTGCACGTGCTGCGCGAGGGACAGCGCTTCACCAGCCTGCCG GCTCCCCTGGGCTCCCCGCCGCGGCCGCGGGCGCTCTCGGAGCGTGAGCCCATCCTCGACCCCTCCCTGCACCAGCACCTCGAGCGCAAGATCAG cttCGTCGCCGGCGTCATCCACCCGTGGCGAGTGACTGCCTTCGAGCGGCTGCTGTGGCGCGCCTGCCGCGGGTACCTGGTGGCCTCCTTCGTGGAGATGCCCGAGCCAATGGAGGACCCAGCCACG ggcgAGAGCATCACCTGGGTCATCTTCCTCATCTCCTACTGGGGCGAGCAGATCGGGCAGAAGATCCGCAAGATCTCGGCCTG cttCCACTGCCAGGTGTATGCGTACCCGGAGAGTGAGGCCAGCCGGACAGAGGCCATTACCAGGCTGCACAGCCAGATCCAGGAGCTCAGCGTG ACGCTGGAGGAGACGGAGAAGTACCTGGCGGAGGTGCTGGACAAGGTGGCGCAGGTGCTGCCCACCTGGCGCGTGCAGGTGCAGAAGATGAAGGCCATCTACCTCGTCCTCAACCAGTGCAGCTTTGATGTCACCAAGAAGTGCCTCATTGCAGAGGTCTGGTGCCCCGTGCGGGACCTCACCCAAGTGCAGGATGCCCTGCGCCAGGGATCT TATCAGAGCGGCTCCAGCGTGGAGTGCTTTGTGCAGCGCGTCCCCACCTCCGAGAGCCCCCCCACCCTCATCCGCACCAACAAATTCACCGCCGGCTTCCAGAGCATCGTGGACGCCTATGGGGTGGCCAGTTACCAGGAGGTGAACCCTG caCCCTACGCCATCATCACCTTCCCCTTCATCTTCGCCATCATGTTTGGGGACGTGGGGCACGGGCTGCTCATGTTCCTCTTTGCGCTCTGGATGGTGCTGTACGAGGACAGCCCCCGCCTGCGGCAGGGCACCAACGAG ATCTGGCTGACATTCTTCGAGGGGCGCTACCTCATCTTGCTCATGGGTGCCTTCTCCATCTACACTGGCTTCATCTACAACGAGTGCTTCAGCAAAGCCACTGTCATCTTCCCTTCTGCCTGGAGCGTGGCCACCATGGCTAACCACTCCTCCTGGAG ctctgcgTACCTCGCCACCCATCCCTCGCTCACCCTGGACCCCAATGTCACTGGTGTCTTCCGAGGGCCGTATCCGTTTGGGATCGACCCA ATCTGGAGCTTGGCCACCAACCACCTCAACTTCCTCAACTCCTTCAAGATGAAGATGTCAGTGGTGCTGGGCATCGTGCACATGGGCTTCGGCGTCGTGCTGGGAGTCTTCAACCACGT GCACTTCCAGCAGCGGCACCGGCTGGTCTTGGAGTTCCTCCCAGAGATGATTTTCCTCCTGGCGCTTTTTGGCTACCTGGTCTTCCTCATCTTCTACAAGTGGATCAAGTTCAGTGCTGCTGACTCCCGGGTGGCCCCCAGCATCCTCATCCACTTCATCGATATGTTCCTCTTCACCTCCAATGCCGAGAACCTGCCACTCTACCCGGGGCAG GTGCCAGTGCAGatggtgctggtggtgctggcGCTGGCGTCGgtgcctgtcctgctcctggggacgCCGCTGTACCAGTGGTGCCGGCAGGGTGCCTCGAGGATG CCAGTGACCACAGGGGAACAGGAGCCGCTGCTGGAGGGGCAAGAGGCTGGGAACTCTGTCAATGCCACCACGGAGGATGTGGAGAGtggagggcacagccctgccgCCAAG cacctggacTTTGCTGAAATCTTCATGCATCAGGCGATCCACACCATCGAGTACTGCCTGGGCTGTGTCTCCAACACCGCGTCCTACCTGCGGCTCTGGGCACTCAGCCTGGCACACGCCC agctctCGGAGGTCCTGTGGACCATGGTGATGCGGAATGGCTTCGTGGGGCTGAGCTACGTGGGCGGCGTGGTGCTGGTGCCCGTCTTCACCGCCTTCGCCGTGCTGACTGTGGCCATCCTGCTGGTGATGGAGGGgctctctgccttcctccatGCCCTGCGCCTGCATTG GGTGGAGTTCCAGAATAAGTTCTACGTGGGTGCTGGGTACAAGCTGTGCCCCTTCGCCTTCGCCCCGGACACCTGGGAATAG
- the NDUFS8 gene encoding NADH dehydrogenase [ubiquinone] iron-sulfur protein 8, mitochondrial isoform X2, producing MAALRLLYQAARAGPLAPLGSLRPLSTSTPRDCYKYVNVREPAMDMRSITDRAAQTLLWTELIRGLAMTLSYLFREPATINYPFEKGPLSPRFRGEHALRRYPSGEERCIACKLCEAVCPAQAITIEAEPRADGSRRTTRYDIDMTKCIYCGFCQEACPVDAIVEGPNFEFSTETHEELLYNKEKLLNNGDKWEAEIAANIQADYLYR from the exons ATGGCAGCGCTGCGACTGCTGTACCAGGCTGCCCGTGCAG gccCCCTGGCCCCACTGGGCTCCCTGCGCCCgctcagcaccagcacccccagagaCTGTTACA AGTATGTCAACGTCCGGGAGCCGGCCATGGACATGAGATCCATCACTGATCGCGCCGCCCAGACCCTGCTCTGGACCGAGCTCATCCGAG GCCTGGCCATGACCCTGAGCTACCTTTTCCGTGAGCCGGCCACCATCAATTACCCGTTTGAGAAGGGCCCTCTGAGCCCGCGGTTCCGTGGGGAGCACGCGCTGCGCCGGTACCCGTCCGGGGAGGAGCGCTGCATCGCCTGCAAGCTCTGTGAGGCTGTGTGCCCGGCACAG gccatcACCATCGAGGCCGAGCCCCGCGCCGACGGCAGCCGCCGCACCACCCGCTATGACATCGACATGACCAAGTGCATCTACTGCGGGTTCTGCCAGGAGGCCTGTCCTGTGGATGCCATCGTGGAG GGCCCCAACTTTGAGTTCTCGACGGAGACGCACGAGGAGCTGCTCTACAACAAGGAGAAGCTGCTCAACAACGGCGACAAGTGGGAGGCCGAGATTGCAGCCAACATCCAGGCTGATTACCTGTACCGGTGA
- the NDUFS8 gene encoding NADH dehydrogenase [ubiquinone] iron-sulfur protein 8, mitochondrial isoform X1, with the protein MKSASAVARPAHDAPPHAHAQCPRGRPGVRTAEGPWAGPAMAALRLLYQAARAGPLAPLGSLRPLSTSTPRDCYKYVNVREPAMDMRSITDRAAQTLLWTELIRGLAMTLSYLFREPATINYPFEKGPLSPRFRGEHALRRYPSGEERCIACKLCEAVCPAQAITIEAEPRADGSRRTTRYDIDMTKCIYCGFCQEACPVDAIVEGPNFEFSTETHEELLYNKEKLLNNGDKWEAEIAANIQADYLYR; encoded by the exons ATGAAAAGCGCGTCCGCCGTCGCTCGCCCCGCCCACGACGCGCCGCCGCACGCGCACGCGCAGTGCCCACGGGGGCGACCAGGGGTCAGGACGGCGGAGGGCCCTTGGGCAG GACCGGCCATGGCAGCGCTGCGACTGCTGTACCAGGCTGCCCGTGCAG gccCCCTGGCCCCACTGGGCTCCCTGCGCCCgctcagcaccagcacccccagagaCTGTTACA AGTATGTCAACGTCCGGGAGCCGGCCATGGACATGAGATCCATCACTGATCGCGCCGCCCAGACCCTGCTCTGGACCGAGCTCATCCGAG GCCTGGCCATGACCCTGAGCTACCTTTTCCGTGAGCCGGCCACCATCAATTACCCGTTTGAGAAGGGCCCTCTGAGCCCGCGGTTCCGTGGGGAGCACGCGCTGCGCCGGTACCCGTCCGGGGAGGAGCGCTGCATCGCCTGCAAGCTCTGTGAGGCTGTGTGCCCGGCACAG gccatcACCATCGAGGCCGAGCCCCGCGCCGACGGCAGCCGCCGCACCACCCGCTATGACATCGACATGACCAAGTGCATCTACTGCGGGTTCTGCCAGGAGGCCTGTCCTGTGGATGCCATCGTGGAG GGCCCCAACTTTGAGTTCTCGACGGAGACGCACGAGGAGCTGCTCTACAACAAGGAGAAGCTGCTCAACAACGGCGACAAGTGGGAGGCCGAGATTGCAGCCAACATCCAGGCTGATTACCTGTACCGGTGA